A window of Zingiber officinale cultivar Zhangliang chromosome 5A, Zo_v1.1, whole genome shotgun sequence contains these coding sequences:
- the LOC121980311 gene encoding uncharacterized protein LOC121980311 isoform X2: MLLLQPNDKTVAYETIVSVNGPGNFIDDVPLPVNCMRIAIDNAIDQSAPLSVAIPSACQSIGDAVGGHVAWPVHLISMRDEASI; encoded by the exons ATGTTGTTATTGCAGCCTAACGACAAGACTGTTGCATACGAGACAATTGTCTCTGTTAATGGACCTGgcaactttattgatgatgttccattacccgtgaattgcatgaggattgccATTGATAATGCAATTGATCAATCAGCACCACTGTCTGTTGCAATCCCATCTGCATGTCAGAGTATTGGGGATGCTGTAGgtggccatgtggcttggcctgtgcacttaatcagcatgcgggatgag gcatctatatag
- the LOC121980311 gene encoding uncharacterized protein LOC121980311 isoform X1, which translates to MLLLQPNDKTVAYETIVSVNGPGNFIDDVPLPVNCMRIAIDNAIDQSAPLSVAIPSACQSIGDAVGGHVAWPVHLISMRDEKTRKKKVDNRQEKSKLQSSNVPRPLHLI; encoded by the exons ATGTTGTTATTGCAGCCTAACGACAAGACTGTTGCATACGAGACAATTGTCTCTGTTAATGGACCTGgcaactttattgatgatgttccattacccgtgaattgcatgaggattgccATTGATAATGCAATTGATCAATCAGCACCACTGTCTGTTGCAATCCCATCTGCATGTCAGAGTATTGGGGATGCTGTAGgtggccatgtggcttggcctgtgcacttaatcagcatgcgggatgag aagaccagGAAGAAAAAAGTTGACAACAGACAAGAGAAGTCTAAGTTACAATCGTCCAATGTGCCAAGACCCTTACACCTTATATAG
- the LOC121980309 gene encoding zinc finger CCCH domain-containing protein 17-like isoform X2, translating to MDFEQPDRYGNRRGYQRAGPSQVPDRSNKVCFHWQVGRCSRHPCPFLHSDPQQTVLADGAAKRGHLQGHMSRNIASAGAPPSKWGKGRAGGKAPDKICNYFLAGNCSFGDKLTGIALPSGSDKLYSCSKDESVRVWDTQTGKCVGAINMGGEVGCMTSEGPWLFIGVVNAVKAWNTQTTTEQGLDGPVGQVYALTVGNGMLYAGTQDARILVWKFSAAGNVFEPATSLSDHRHAVLSLVAGAMKLYSVDISTRPKMEEWVFELCKFKVVSV from the exons ATGGACTTCGAGCAACCAGATCGGTACGGAAACAGGAGGGGCTACCAGCGGGCGGGGCCGTCTCAGGTTCCAGACAGAAGCAACAAGGTATGCTTCCACTGGCAGGTGGGGCGATGCAGCCGTCACCCGTGTCCCTTTCTCCATAGCGACCCGCAGCAGACCGTGCTCGCCGATGGCGCTGCCAAGCGGGGGCACTTGCAAGGCCACATGTCTAGAAATATTGCCTCTGCGGGTGCGCCGCCCTCCAAGTGGGGTAAGGGTCGAGCGGGTGGCAAGGCTCCCGACAAAATCTGCAATTACTTCCTCGCTGGAAATTGTAGTTTCGGAGATAAGT TGACTGGTATCGCTCTGCCTTCAGGGTCTGATAAACTCTACTCTTGTAGCAAGGATGAGTCTGTTCGTGTTTGGGATACTCAAACTGGGAAG TGCGTTGGAGCCATCAATATGGGAGGTGAGGTTGGATGTATGACCAGTGAAGGCCCTTGGTTATTTATTGGAGTTGTGAATGCTGTCAAG GCATGGAACACACAAACAACAACAGAACAAGGCCTTGATGGCCCTGTCGGGCAAGTTTACGCTTTGACCGTTGGCAATGGTATGCTATATGCTGGGACACAG GATGCACGAATATTGGTGTGGAAATTTAGTGCTGCTGGGAATGTCTTTGAACCAGCTACTTCTCTTTCTGATCATCGGCATGCAGTACTTTCTCTAGTTGCAGGGGCCATGAAGCTTTACTCAG ttgacatATCAACTAGACCTAAAATGGAGGAATGGGTGTTTGAGTTATGTAAATTCAAAGTGGTgtcagtataa
- the LOC121980309 gene encoding zinc finger CCCH domain-containing protein 17-like isoform X1: protein MDFEQPDRYGNRRGYQRAGPSQVPDRSNKVCFHWQVGRCSRHPCPFLHSDPQQTVLADGAAKRGHLQGHMSRNIASAGAPPSKWGKGRAGGKAPDKICNYFLAGNCSFGDKCSFSLLTQLQGHQKVVTGIALPSGSDKLYSCSKDESVRVWDTQTGKCVGAINMGGEVGCMTSEGPWLFIGVVNAVKAWNTQTTTEQGLDGPVGQVYALTVGNGMLYAGTQDARILVWKFSAAGNVFEPATSLSDHRHAVLSLVAGAMKLYSVDISTRPKMEEWVFELCKFKVVSV from the exons ATGGACTTCGAGCAACCAGATCGGTACGGAAACAGGAGGGGCTACCAGCGGGCGGGGCCGTCTCAGGTTCCAGACAGAAGCAACAAGGTATGCTTCCACTGGCAGGTGGGGCGATGCAGCCGTCACCCGTGTCCCTTTCTCCATAGCGACCCGCAGCAGACCGTGCTCGCCGATGGCGCTGCCAAGCGGGGGCACTTGCAAGGCCACATGTCTAGAAATATTGCCTCTGCGGGTGCGCCGCCCTCCAAGTGGGGTAAGGGTCGAGCGGGTGGCAAGGCTCCCGACAAAATCTGCAATTACTTCCTCGCTGGAAATTGTAGTTTCGGAGATAAGTGTAGCTTCTCTCTCTTGACCCAACTCCAGGGGCATCAAAAG GTAGTGACTGGTATCGCTCTGCCTTCAGGGTCTGATAAACTCTACTCTTGTAGCAAGGATGAGTCTGTTCGTGTTTGGGATACTCAAACTGGGAAG TGCGTTGGAGCCATCAATATGGGAGGTGAGGTTGGATGTATGACCAGTGAAGGCCCTTGGTTATTTATTGGAGTTGTGAATGCTGTCAAG GCATGGAACACACAAACAACAACAGAACAAGGCCTTGATGGCCCTGTCGGGCAAGTTTACGCTTTGACCGTTGGCAATGGTATGCTATATGCTGGGACACAG GATGCACGAATATTGGTGTGGAAATTTAGTGCTGCTGGGAATGTCTTTGAACCAGCTACTTCTCTTTCTGATCATCGGCATGCAGTACTTTCTCTAGTTGCAGGGGCCATGAAGCTTTACTCAG ttgacatATCAACTAGACCTAAAATGGAGGAATGGGTGTTTGAGTTATGTAAATTCAAAGTGGTgtcagtataa